The window TTAAGTTAATTTGTCCCGCAGTGACCGTGAGTGGCCAGTCAGGGTGAGATGCAGAGCAGTGCGGTGGTTTGGGCTTGCGGGGTATAAGGGGTTTAGATGCCACTCGGGTAGCGATCATTAGAGATGTTGTCCTCAGATGGGGGCGAGTAGGCCGTGCCGCAGCAGAACAGCTGCCGCACCGCGCGCGAGACGCGGGACGCGCGTGAGTCACTGCGCGGCAGCCCGCCCGCCTCCTCGTCGTCCGACTACAACAATCACACACTTTCAGGGACTTATCACATATCACACTGAAGGAACTCAACGTCCTCCATTCCGGTCAGctcatacctacttatattttcaAAACATCTTGTATGAGGTGCCCGGACTGTACGACGCAAAATGCATCCTGTGCGACAATGCCTTAAGCTGTGTCTTCATCTCGCGCGGCAAACTTTTGAATATAGAATCGAGCGATGGCTCGAGCAATGGAAAAATATCTCGCTAGGTAATGTCCCAGCTACCGCTTAGCAGGCACATTTCCCGTGTGCGCGGTGGCCACGAGAGAGTTCACGTTTGAGGAATTACTCTCAGAGATGAAGACATAGCTGTATAGGTTGATATTGACACGGATTTTGCTCAAGTTCAACCTACAGCGTAATAGTTACCACCCCTTTTTTGCTAGTCTAGTGTTTAGATTTGCTCCCAAAACATTTAATCGGGACAAATATGAGGATAGTTTTACGTGCGGGCTGCCGCGCCTTAACGAAGATGTAATTTCTACTTTATATTGGACTATACATAAATCAACGATGGTGACGAATGGTAATAATCGATAGTCAGCTTTTCTACGTTTGTATGATCGTTTTCAAGTTACCTTATTCTACGAGTACTACAAGCTACCTAGCTCAATTTACCGGCTTTCCATCTACTAAGCACGAAGCTAGAAAATTTGCTTCGTTTAGGTACTGTCTGAATTATGCATAGATTCCTAATTTGGCACGTACCCATTCAGAAATCTTTCTGGTTGATTTAGGGGACCGCAACTCTGCAATGGTGTCATCGTCTTGTTTCGACACCGGCTTTATAGGCTCTGAGACTGCAGACGAAATCGACTTCACATCGGCAGGGATGGGTTTATCTCTCTGTAATGAACGAGTCCCATAAACTATTTActagttttcttttatttgaggACCAGCTATAGTGACATTTATGTGATGATTGTTATTACGTGATATTTAAGTTAAGATAGTTCTTTGCTAGTAAATCTCTACGCAAAATACAAATTCTCGTTCTTTTACGTTGCGCTGCGCAGGGAAGGTTACCAAttaaatcttaatatttctttgtttgtaccatcagccaaataagtggtctatcaatttctaAACCAGTTcctattaaattaatatgtcgctaaagtcgaactttcaagttgacagacacgtctattggcattactgttttatgacatacaaacgattatcaactttaggttggtagaccacatatttggctgatggtacagtcaccagcaccaatatctgacacaacaagcgtgcataaaaatatctgatacgactatttctagggccggaaggacgtgtcagatatttttgcacgctccgctgtggcagatattaatgtacATAATCGTGTCTAAAGACAATTTGACATAATTAAGCGTAATGATCTTACAACTCCTAATGCTGCAAGTGCTATAGTCTCGGTCTCAGGTGGTGTGTTAGAGTCGTGCTTCTTCGAGCGTGACTTTTTAGACAACAGGTGCTTATGTTTCAGTTTTTCAGAGGACCCTGTAACAAATTAAtgttttgtcataattattcttATATCGTATAAGTatcaaacaacttaaaatattaacatAACAATACATACAGAAGTAACACAACGCTATGGAATTCATTGATTCTGGAATTACTCTGCGGAGGTCCAGATTAATGAACCTTGGTATTCGAGTGTTTGGTCGCACAGCGGCGAGGTATTTTGTCTCAGATAAGGTAATTACATTTCAATTAATCTTGATACTAGTAGAACAGAttgttttcataaatttcatCTTACTTACCACGTTCTTGTTCTTTCCACTCTGATTTATTTGTATCTTCCTGAACAGTGTCTTCGGGTTTGATTTTCAGTTGATCAGCCACGGCTAtagataaaacaatataaaaaatattactacaaTTTCGAATTAACTTATAATAACTACGAAACTTTCTATTAACATGACAACATGAAAAGAAGATATATAAATGACGAGGGACGCTTTTGGTTTAATAATTACTTTACCTAGAAGGCATAAGGTCGAAGTTAAAAGAGCTAGAagataaaaatgtttgaaaaaagtTCTGTTAGGCAACATACATACAAGTAATCACACGATTATATGGTTAATTTTGTAGCACAGTTAAACTTTCGCGTGTCAGCAGTTTTGAATTGTTACCTGCCGGTTAAGAACGtccaactttttaaattttgtccAGAAAGGTCGAAAGTTCAAGAATTTTACTTAACTCTGGGAAGATATTACAAAAAAGAGCAAAGTCGGCGAAAAAAAGTGCTTCAGAAGTTAAATGATAGTCCATAAAGCATAAAAGCTGACACTGACCTACacaaaacaaattcaaaatcaaacaaaatataagGATTCTTACAAGGCACAGCAGGTGCTTTGGAACGTTTGTGTAGTAGTTCTGGCTGTTCATCCTGCAGCTCCGTAGGACGGAACGGCTTGTGTCTGCTGCCTGCAGACTGTTCCTGCTCCACCATCAGCACAGGTGCCTTATTATTGGCAACATCAGCCCCGCTCGTCTCTTGTTCCGACATTTCTAAAAATTAAACAGCCATACGTACGACGCCTTGATAACCGCACTAATTTGTCACCAGAAAATTGGCTAACAATTTTAAAGAAAACCACATGCGGGTGAAGTGTCACGCTTtataaattttgacatttggttttgtcgtttattttgtgtcttccatttttgaatgattatttataaaaagttttGTATCAAATTGATGACCATCATAAGAATTTATCAAGAAATTTACATTCACTTACTGTAATGCCAatatatgataataatataatattttttagtacATTAGATGCCGTCGATCAAAAAAAGTAGAACTAAAGGTTTTACATAAAAAGAAGAATATAATGTCAAGATAACTAAACTTCATTTTTGACAGTATAATGTAGATTTTGATTTACTTGCATATCCAAATTTTAGTTGTAGCTCTTTCCTTCTACCTTAACAACAAACTAAGAAATATGCTGGGacggagaaaaataaaatgtgatgGACGATAATCAAACTCCATCAAAGAAGAAGTTTATATCCATCCAAGAAGAAAAGTTGATTCGTAAAGTTGAATACGAGTCCATCGCGAGAGCTTCGGTACATTCGCCTAAGAAACAACTTCTTCTAGGTAATGAAAGACCACATTT of the Choristoneura fumiferana chromosome 17, NRCan_CFum_1, whole genome shotgun sequence genome contains:
- the LOC141437409 gene encoding uncharacterized protein isoform X3, translating into MSEQETSGADVANNKAPVLMVEQEQSAGSRHKPFRPTELQDEQPELLHKRSKAPAVPSVADQLKIKPEDTVQEDTNKSEWKEQERGSSEKLKHKHLLSKKSRSKKHDSNTPPETETIALAALGVRDKPIPADVKSISSAVSEPIKPVSKQDDDTIAELRSPKSTRKISEWSDDEEAGGLPRSDSRASRVSRAVRQLFCCGTAYSPPSEDNISNDRYPSGI
- the LOC141437409 gene encoding uncharacterized protein isoform X2 is translated as MSEQETSGADVANNKAPVLMVEQEQSAGSRHKPFRPTELQDEQPELLHKRSKAPAVPSVADQLKIKPEDTVQEDTNKSEWKEQERGSSEKLKHKHLLSKKSRSKKHDSNTPPETETIALAALGVRDKPIPADVKSISSAVSEPIKPVSKQDDDTIAELRSPKSTRKISEWQDEIKINEHQEIEKVTENEAGDYIEVLTSTDKLRNEEISWSNPEYLGKVHLQMPIEGQVLKLERKASVGPCFRPGMPYEGPTGIKLFVPGKSNRHSAEDFKAVPSGISMKMSKKSLTAQTKSKIDFIEGHCNRSKKGKIDKVNAPKTLREKLDNVWFKIKRSFSNL
- the LOC141437409 gene encoding uncharacterized protein isoform X1; translation: MSEQETSGADVANNKAPVLMVEQEQSAGSRHKPFRPTELQDEQPELLHKRSKAPAVPSVADQLKIKPEDTVQEDTNKSEWKEQERGSSEKLKHKHLLSKKSRSKKHDSNTPPETETIALAALGVRDKPIPADVKSISSAVSEPIKPVSKQDDDTIAELRSPKSTRKISEWQDEIKINEHQEIEKVTENEAGDYIEVLTSTDKLRNEEISWSNPEYLGKVHLQVQMPIEGQVLKLERKASVGPCFRPGMPYEGPTGIKLFVPGKSNRHSAEDFKAVPSGISMKMSKKSLTAQTKSKIDFIEGHCNRSKKGKIDKVNAPKTLREKLDNVWFKIKRSFSNL